The DNA segment AACCGTTATCAACTAACGAGAGGCGGAGAGTGCAAAGATGGGTGGCCTTATACATTCAATTGCATATTTTTTCGAGAGTGGTATTATTTTAGTCATGTCATTTATGTTCACAAAGAAGGTCTGCATTACACTCGTCGAGAATGACGCGCGTATTGGGAGTCCATCTTTGTAACTAAATCTCCTTGAGTTTCAAAGACGGGCTCCCAACGGAGTCCGTCTCGTTTGCTTTTCCCTAATACGGAGACGAAGAAAATGAGAGTAGTTCTTCACTCATAACAACGTATGCATTTTATGAATACCAGTAACGACCCCACAGAAATACCACCTGGTTGGGAAAGTGGCCTTCCTTTCCCGAATCCTTACACGGAACAAGATGCCACGGCATCCACCGAACCGCTATCACCCGAGTTGGAAGCAGAGAGACTCTTACATCTCACGCCCCAACTCGACTAGCTGCACACCGTTAGCCAAGGCTAACGGTTTTTTCTTTTTAATTTTGCCGCTTGGCCCTTTCTTCTATAGAAAGCGCGAGGTCCACATTGTCATTTTTGGAAACTACGTTGTTTTTCCTTTGCTTGCACACTACGCACTCATGCACAAGGACAAACGCCCCACCTTTCTTCACAGTGATTCCCACTGGCTTCATTAGCCCCTTACAGGAAGACATCCTGTCCCCCGGAAACACATCCACGTGTTTCC comes from the Candidatus Taylorbacteria bacterium genome and includes:
- a CDS encoding RNHCP domain-containing protein, producing the protein MQKRFTKRKEDFVCENCGEKVIGDGYTNHCPKCLWGKHVDVFPGDRMSSCKGLMKPVGITVKKGGAFVLVHECVVCKQRKNNVVSKNDNVDLALSIEERAKRQN